gctggccaggcaccccagtggggacccccaccctgatccaagacacccttcagggcaaaccagccagccccacccatgcacaaggcctctattctatatagtaaaagggtaatatgcctcccagcaccgggatcagcggagccgagaggcctcccggcaccgggatcagcgtgacaaggggcagtgcccaaaccccctgatcgccctgcggctctgggtgtgacagggggcggggccacaacctccctatccgccctgctctgttcaggacaggggaaggcgccccaaccccctgatcggccctgctctgtgcctgatagggaggagctccccaaccccctgatcggccctactctgtgtgtgacggggtagagccataacctccccatcggctctgccctgagtgtgagagtggtggcatcccaaccccctgatccaccctgctctgtgtgtgacagggggcggtgccccaactcccctatcagccctactttctgagtgacaggggggagctcctcaaccccctgataggccctgctctgtgcgtgacagggggcagcgccccaacccctggattggccctgctctgtgcgtgacagggggtggcgccgcaacctccccatcgaccctgccttgagtgtgacagggtacggtgccccaaccccccgatcggccctaccctgagtgtgactgggggtggcatcgcaacctcccaatctgccctgctctgtgcatgacacggggcagcgccccaactccccaatcggccctgctctgagcctgaccaggggctgcacctagggattgggcctgccctctgccacccgggagcaggcctaagccagcagggcgttatctcccgaggggtcccagactgcgagagggcacaggccgggctgagggaccgccccccctgccccccgagtgcacaaatttttgtgcaccgggcctctagtgtactacATAATatttatcctatgtaataaaagcctaatatgcaaattgatcgaacagcagaatgaccggtagctatgatgcgcactgaccaccagggggagggggaggggaagggggggaggtgcaggtggagggggaggtgcaggtgcaggtggagagggaggtgcaggtggaggggaagaggaagggggaggggaggtgcagggggaggggcaggggagggggagggggtgggggagtcggAGGGGGAGGTGctggtgcaggtgcaggtgcagttgctggtggttgccaggggttggggacaAGGCTGAGGAGAgtggagggaagtgggggtggcaGGAAAAAGGGGTCACGAGGGAGCCTGGTGACGAAAGTGTCCTCTACCTGCGCGGCGTCAGTGTCAACATCCCGGCAGTGATGTCGCAACTTCGTTTTGCAAGATGTTCCCACTGAGGGAAACAATCAAGGGGGCACAGACCCCCGGGTCTGATCACGGACGACGGCACCGCAGTCTGCAACGTGTCCAAATAAAACGTTTAATTGCAAGTGGACAGTCGTTTACACAATAAAAAGGCAAATTCCTCCGTGAGCACGTGGCCGGGCGGTGCCTGATCAGGGGCTCCCACCCTCCGCCTTCCTTGCGGGGTTCTCTCCATAACCACGCGCCATCTTTTCACTCAAAACTGTTTTAAAGCCCATTTAAGCAacattttcacttctttttttcttgaaatcaaCTCACTTCCAGAAGCTTAGTCGGTCCgtgtacttttttttaatatatatttttattaatttcagggatgaagggagagggagagagagagagagagaaatacatcaacaatgagagagaatcattgatcggctgcctcctgcacaccccctactgaggattgagcctgcaacccaggcatgtgcccttgactggaatcgaacccaggacccttgagtccacaggtcaatgccctatccactgagccaaactagctagggctttaatatgtttttattgatttcagagagaggaagagagagggagagagagatagaaacattaatgatgagagagaatcatcacttggctgcctcctgcacgccccaccctggggattgagcccacaacctgggcatgtgccctgaccgggaatcgaaccgtgacctcctggttcctaggtcgatgctcaaccacggagccatgctggccgggcgtAGGTCCGTGTAATTTGCTTTGTCCTAAACAAGGATAACCTTGGAGACACCAGTTACATATGTTTTCCAACTCCccataaaataaatacagaaccATTTTTGAAAGATTGgaatgtttccatgcctctgtaTTCTATGgttttactgtattttctttcttttaataaatacattttttacttgatttcagaggaagggagagagagaaacatagatcggttgcctcccttaggtgcccagactggggatcaaacccacaacctgggtttgtgccctgaccaggaatcgaacccaccacctcttGGCATATGAGACGCCACTCCCATccactgagtcacctggccaagGCTTGACTGTATTTTCTTTGCACCCTCTCTCCTGGTGCAAACAAGTgcctggtatatatatatatatatatatattattgatttctgagaggaagggaaagggagagagagatagaaacatcaatgatgggagagaatcattgattgactgcctcctgcacaccccctactgaggatcgggcaggtgccctgactgggaatcgaacctgggacccttcagtccgcaggccgacgctctgtccactgagccaagccgaccAGGGCAACTCCTGGCATATCGGTGTCTGTGTTTCTACGTCCTTAGGTGAAGAGAAAGGTTGTGTGGCCCCAGCAGGCAGTCTTCGTGGGTCGTGGAAATGAGGACGGACGGAGGAGAGCTCAGTGAAACACCACCAGCTCACCCAGAGCTGAGCTGAAAGAAGCAGAAGAGAATGGAGCggaaggaaggcagagtggcGGGCGGGCGTCCCCTACACCGCCTGGCTCTTCTGGGCTGAGCTGTCCAGCGTGGAGAGCGTGAAGGACTTGGACGTGAAGGACTTGGACTCCCTGAGCGCGGACTCCTCGGCCAGCACGTTCCGCAGCCTGGCAGGGAGGGACTTGAGGAGCCGGGCGTGGAAGCCCTGGGCGGCGACCACGTAGATGACGGGGTTGATGCAGCTGTTGACGTAGGCGATGGACACGCACAGGGCGTCGAACCGGGACGCGGCTTTGAAGTGGTGGTGTTCCCTGGGAAAGAACGCCAGCAGCATGCCGGACACCTGGTAGGGCAGCCAGAGGACGAAGAAGCtggccaccaccgccaccaccaccttgAGCGTCTTGGTGGAGCGCGTGGCGCTGCGGCTCCAGGCCCGGATCAGGAGGAAGGTGTAGCAGACGGTGAGGATCACCAGCGGACACAGAAAGCCCACCGACAGCCGGAGGGTGGCCACGGCCCTCTCCTGGGTACTGTTGCGGCCGTAGCTAACCACACACTCCGTCTTGGGGGGGAAGTCTTCTTTGTACACCTTCCGGAACATGAAGGTGGGGATGGtcagcagcagggccaggccccaggccacgGCACAGGCCACCCAGGCCAGCGTTGCCCCTCGGTAGTTCTGACACCAGATGGGGTTGGACACCAGCAGGAAGCGGTCGGCGCTGATGGCGGCCAGGAGCAAGATGCTGGCGTACAGGTtgagcaggaggagggcagggaggatgtGGCAGGCGGCGCCCCCGAAATACCAGTGATTGTGATGCAGGACCGTCACGAACATGATGGGCAGCGCCAGACAGGAGAGCAGGTCCGCCACGGCCAGGTTGAGGAACCAGATGGCATTGATGGCTCGGCGGACCTCGATCCCCGTCACCCAGAGCACCATGACGTTGCCGGGCACTCCCACCAGGAAGACCACCGCAAAGATCACCAGGGCGAGTATGTCCGGGGTGCTCAGCCTCACGGTGTAGGAAGAGTTATCCACTGACGTGTTGGGGTCCCAGGTGTAAGGGTAGTCATAGTCGTCGTTTTCCAGGGAGTCCTGGGTGgaagcagagaggcagggagaaggtgaGTCTGCAGACAGGTGCCAGGGGGTCCACCAGAGCCACGTGGCTTTGAGCCCACCACCCCAGGTTTCTCTAGGAAATGGGGGCCTGCTGAGAGTCAGCAGGGGTGTCGCATcacttattaaaatactagaggcccgatgcacaaaattcatgcaagagtaggccttccttccccaggcggccagcactggcttccctcccgccgccggcaggcacctgggacccgggcttcccttgcagccccagctttgtc
This is a stretch of genomic DNA from Myotis daubentonii chromosome 15, mMyoDau2.1, whole genome shotgun sequence. It encodes these proteins:
- the C5AR1 gene encoding C5a anaphylatoxin chemotactic receptor 1 produces the protein MDSLENDDYDYPYTWDPNTSVDNSSYTVRLSTPDILALVIFAVVFLVGVPGNVMVLWVTGIEVRRAINAIWFLNLAVADLLSCLALPIMFVTVLHHNHWYFGGAACHILPALLLLNLYASILLLAAISADRFLLVSNPIWCQNYRGATLAWVACAVAWGLALLLTIPTFMFRKVYKEDFPPKTECVVSYGRNSTQERAVATLRLSVGFLCPLVILTVCYTFLLIRAWSRSATRSTKTLKVVVAVVASFFVLWLPYQVSGMLLAFFPREHHHFKAASRFDALCVSIAYVNSCINPVIYVVAAQGFHARLLKSLPARLRNVLAEESALRESKSFTSKSFTLSTLDSSAQKSQAV